The following proteins are encoded in a genomic region of Zonotrichia leucophrys gambelii isolate GWCS_2022_RI unplaced genomic scaffold, RI_Zleu_2.0 Scaffold_175_98730, whole genome shotgun sequence:
- the EIF3K gene encoding eukaryotic translation initiation factor 3 subunit K isoform X2, protein MIDQAHQEERPIRQILYLGELLETCHFQSFWQALDENMELLEGITGFEDSVRKFICHVVGITYQHIDRWLLAEMLGDLSESQLRVWMSKYGWTEPEPGRILISNQEENIKPKNIVEKIDFDSVSSIMASSL, encoded by the exons ATGATCGACCAGGCACAC CAAGAGGAGCGGCCCATCCGGCAGATCCTGTACCTGGGCGAGCTGCTGGAGACCTGCCACTTCCAGTCCTTCTGG caAGCGCTGGATGAgaacatggagctgctggaggggatCACCGGCTTCGAGGACTCCGtcaggaaat TCATTTGCCACGTGGTGGGGATCACGTACCAGCACATCGACCGCTGGCTGCTCGCCGAGATGCTGGGGGACCTCTCAG AGTCACAGCTGAGGGTGTGGATGAGCAAATACGGATGGACAGAGCCAGAACCGGGGCGGATCCTCATCTCCAACCAGGAGGAGAACATCAAACCCAAGAACATCGTGGAGAAAATCGACTTTGACA gtgtgtccagcaTCATGGCGTCCTCTCTCTGA
- the EIF3K gene encoding eukaryotic translation initiation factor 3 subunit K isoform X1 gives MALFEQMRANVGKLLRGIDRYNPENLATLERYVETQAKENAYDLEANLAVLKLYQFNPAFFQTGVTAQILLKALTNLPHTDFTLCKCMIDQAHQEERPIRQILYLGELLETCHFQSFWQALDENMELLEGITGFEDSVRKFICHVVGITYQHIDRWLLAEMLGDLSESQLRVWMSKYGWTEPEPGRILISNQEENIKPKNIVEKIDFDSVSSIMASSL, from the exons ATGGCGCTGTTCGAGCAGATGCGGGCGAACGTGGGGAAACTGCTGCGGGGCATCGACcg GTACAACCCCGAGAACCTGGCCACGCTGGAGCGCTACGTGGAGACGCAGGCCAAGGAGAACGCCTACGACCTGGAGGCCAACCTGGCCGTGCTGAAGCT GTACCAGTTCAACCCAGCGTTCTTCCAGACTGGGGTGACAGCGCAGATCCTGCTCAAGGCTCTCACCAACCTGCCCCACACCGACTTCACCCTCTGCAAGTGCATGATCGACCAGGCACAC CAAGAGGAGCGGCCCATCCGGCAGATCCTGTACCTGGGCGAGCTGCTGGAGACCTGCCACTTCCAGTCCTTCTGG caAGCGCTGGATGAgaacatggagctgctggaggggatCACCGGCTTCGAGGACTCCGtcaggaaat TCATTTGCCACGTGGTGGGGATCACGTACCAGCACATCGACCGCTGGCTGCTCGCCGAGATGCTGGGGGACCTCTCAG AGTCACAGCTGAGGGTGTGGATGAGCAAATACGGATGGACAGAGCCAGAACCGGGGCGGATCCTCATCTCCAACCAGGAGGAGAACATCAAACCCAAGAACATCGTGGAGAAAATCGACTTTGACA gtgtgtccagcaTCATGGCGTCCTCTCTCTGA